GGGTTACAACATTTTGATAAACGAATTAATAAATTATCTGCACCACTTACTTTTACACCAGAGTCCCATTTTCGAATTTTCATTGGTTTACGAACTTCTTTAACCTCAACAATATCTTGCTCTTCTTCACGTTGTTTGCGGAACTTGTCCGTTAATCGCGTTACAATTTGCGCAGCTGTAATCCCGTTGTATCCTACCGCTACAAACATATCTTCTTCATTAGCAAAATTAAATTTCTCCGCAACGCGTTTTAAATTATCTGGTGCGAGTACTTCTTTCATTTCAAACTCTGAGCTACGCACTTCTTTTTCAACAAGTTCGCGTCCTTTGTCAATATTCTCTTCACGACGTTGCTTTTTGAAAAATTGACGAATCTTATTTTTCGCATGAGAAGTTTGTGCAAGTTTTACCCAATCTTGACTTGGTCCATATGAATGTTTAGAGGTTAAAATTTCAATAATGTCACCTGTTTTTAACTTATAATCAAGAGTGACCATTTTACCATTTACTTTTGCGCCAATGGTCTTATTACCGATTTCTGAATGAACACGGTATGCAAAATCAATTGGAACCGAACCCATTGGCAATTCCATTACATCACCTTTTGGTGTAAAGACAAACACCATATCGGAAAATAAATCAATCTTTAATGACTCCATAAACTCTTCCGCATTAGAAGCTTCGTTTTGCCATTCTAATATTTGTCTAAACCATGTTAATTTTTTCTCAAGCGTTCCTGTCGCTGCTGCTTTTCCTTCTTTATATGCCCAGTGTGCCGCAATTCCATATTCAGCAATTTCATGCATTTCCTTCGTACGAATTTGCACTTCAAGTGGATCGCCCTTTGGACCGATGACAGTTGTATGCAACGATTGATATAGGTTTGCTTTTGGCATTGCGATATAATCTTTAAAACGTCCTGGCATCGGTTTCCAGCACGTATGAATAATTCCTAATACCGCATAGCAATCCTTAATACTATTGACAACAACACGCACAGCTAACAAATCATAAATTTCATTAAACTGTTTATTTTGAAGTGCCATTTTACGATAAATGCTATAAATATGTTTCGGTCTTCCTGAAATATCTGGATGAATAGAAACCTCATTTAATTTCTCTTGAATACTTGTCATAACCTCATCTAAATATTCTTCACGTTCCGCGCGTTTTCGCTTCATCAAATTCACAATACGATAATATTGTTGTGGATTTAAATAACGAAGTGATGTATCTTCAAGCTCCCATTTAATCGTATTGATTCCGAGCCTATGTGCTAAAGGTGCAAAAATTTCTAACGTTTCATTTGCAATGCGACGCTGCTTTTCTTGAGGCAAATGCTTAAGCGTACGCATATTATGAAGCCGGTCAGCTAATTTAATTAAAATGACACGAATATCTTGCGCCATTGCAATAAACATTTTGCGATGGTTCTCTGCCTGTTGCTGTTCATGAGACTTATATTTAATTTTCCCAAGT
The window above is part of the Bacillus cytotoxicus NVH 391-98 genome. Proteins encoded here:
- the relA gene encoding GTP diphosphokinase produces the protein MANEQVLTAEQVLEKAGQYLADDDIELVARAYEYARDAHSEQYRKSGEPYIIHPIQVAGILVDLHMDPSTVSAGFLHDVVEDTEVTLEDIEREFSKEIAMLVDGVTKLGKIKYKSHEQQQAENHRKMFIAMAQDIRVILIKLADRLHNMRTLKHLPQEKQRRIANETLEIFAPLAHRLGINTIKWELEDTSLRYLNPQQYYRIVNLMKRKRAEREEYLDEVMTSIQEKLNEVSIHPDISGRPKHIYSIYRKMALQNKQFNEIYDLLAVRVVVNSIKDCYAVLGIIHTCWKPMPGRFKDYIAMPKANLYQSLHTTVIGPKGDPLEVQIRTKEMHEIAEYGIAAHWAYKEGKAAATGTLEKKLTWFRQILEWQNEASNAEEFMESLKIDLFSDMVFVFTPKGDVMELPMGSVPIDFAYRVHSEIGNKTIGAKVNGKMVTLDYKLKTGDIIEILTSKHSYGPSQDWVKLAQTSHAKNKIRQFFKKQRREENIDKGRELVEKEVRSSEFEMKEVLAPDNLKRVAEKFNFANEEDMFVAVGYNGITAAQIVTRLTDKFRKQREEEQDIVEVKEVRKPMKIRKWDSGVKVSGADNLLIRLSKCCNPVPGDDIIGYITKGRGVSIHRRDCVNVHTEEAKERLLEVEWEGSPEKEIEYNVDIEISGYDRRGLLNEVLQAVTETKTYISAVSGRSDRNKMATINMSISIRNLQHLKKVVERIKQVPEIYAVRRMMH